In a single window of the Halobaculum lipolyticum genome:
- a CDS encoding pyridoxal phosphate-dependent aminotransferase → MFPPLAYLQWIEGRPETAEHDLGSSDLRRLPPADADEPVPSRLAGLAPPADDVGLAERIAREYDVDESRVLPTAGATHAGFLACATAATLARERDSPDDDERDADAASPRALVEKPGYEPLVETPRALNLRVARFRRPDPNAVLEPDRVAAAAADLAGPLAHVTVTNRHNPTGRLTTRATLADAAAVVDDLAGYLLVDEVYAPYTEDDGAGPFGGPTAAGLPSTVAVGSLTKFHGLGGLRVGWLVGPERFVERARQVEQYVPALAAPSVALARRFFAHREELVADARAHCRENHDLLRSFLEERDDLAGHVDAGSPFGYVEHERADGDAVSEAAWDAGVLVVPGRFFGLDEGVRVSLGRDPDDCADALTAFGAVLDDL, encoded by the coding sequence ATGTTCCCGCCGCTCGCGTACCTGCAGTGGATCGAGGGGCGTCCGGAGACCGCCGAGCACGACCTCGGCTCCAGCGACCTCCGGCGGCTCCCCCCGGCCGACGCCGACGAACCGGTGCCGTCGCGCCTCGCGGGGCTGGCGCCGCCGGCCGACGACGTCGGACTCGCCGAGCGCATCGCCCGCGAGTACGACGTCGACGAGTCGCGCGTGCTGCCGACGGCGGGCGCGACCCACGCCGGCTTTCTCGCGTGCGCGACCGCGGCGACGCTGGCTCGCGAGCGTGACTCGCCGGACGACGACGAGCGCGACGCCGACGCGGCCAGCCCCCGCGCGCTGGTCGAGAAGCCGGGGTACGAACCGCTGGTCGAGACACCGCGGGCGCTGAACCTCCGCGTCGCGCGGTTCCGGCGCCCCGACCCGAACGCCGTGCTCGAACCCGACCGGGTCGCCGCCGCGGCCGCCGACCTCGCGGGACCGCTCGCGCACGTGACGGTGACGAACCGCCACAACCCCACGGGCCGGCTGACGACGCGGGCGACGCTGGCCGACGCCGCCGCCGTCGTCGACGACCTCGCCGGCTACCTCCTCGTCGACGAGGTGTACGCTCCCTACACCGAGGACGACGGCGCCGGGCCGTTCGGCGGCCCGACCGCCGCGGGACTCCCCTCGACGGTCGCCGTCGGGTCGCTCACGAAGTTCCACGGGCTCGGCGGACTGCGGGTGGGCTGGCTCGTCGGTCCCGAACGGTTCGTCGAGCGGGCGCGGCAGGTCGAACAGTACGTCCCCGCGCTGGCGGCGCCAAGCGTCGCGCTGGCGCGTCGCTTCTTCGCCCACCGCGAGGAGTTGGTCGCCGACGCGCGCGCCCACTGCCGCGAGAACCACGACCTGCTCCGCTCGTTCCTCGAGGAGCGCGACGACCTCGCGGGCCACGTCGACGCCGGCTCGCCGTTCGGCTACGTCGAACACGAGCGCGCCGACGGCGACGCGGTGAGCGAGGCGGCGTGGGACGCCGGCGTGCTCGTCGTCCCGGGGCGGTTCTTCGGACTCGACGAGGGGGTTCGCGTCTCGCTGGGCCGCGACCCCGACGACTGCGCGGACGCGCTGACGGCGTTCGGGGCGGTGCTCGACGACCTGTAG
- a CDS encoding DEAD/DEAH box helicase produces the protein MDETVEWLRSRPYYEGQVADSRTLPGREPSFADVDLEPRLASALAEDGIESLYEHQARAVEAVRDGGDVVLATRTASGKSLAYTVPAFERAMDHGGRTLYLAPQNALIADQEETLSALAHGLGFGSRVSVDQYTGRLSKSEKRDVRDRQPTVLLSNPDMLHYGLLPWAYKHWEWFFGSLETVVIDEVHGYRGVFGSHVALVMRRINRICERYGADPQFVCCSATIGNPVEHAARVTARPEDGFTLVDEDTSARGPRHWLLWNPPEYTGEQADRQSGRRKSSHTETKRLFCDLVQEGYQTLVFTRARQTAERYATDSAKELRRRGDHDVANRVEAYQASLTNERRREIERGLHSGDVAGVWSTNALELGVDVGGLDAVILDGYPGTRMSAFQQAGRAGRGTDDALVVMVGGEDQLDQYLMANPDDLFEGDPERAMVDPENGELLPAHVASAADENWLRPEDASHFGDSFESVVEALEADGTLERMDTSRGPRWTYDGPGSAQHSMSLRTIDDREVDLMDARNDDTIASLSFADALRDAHPGAIYHHQGQTYEVDELDLDKDVARLRPTWADYYTRVLTDKDVTVDEDLRSRPLDAREDTEIRFADITVTERITGFERRDGSTGETLGAETVDLPETDLRTRAFYYTVPADVEREMRAIGGEQGFNGGIHAAEHGSISLMPLDLLCDRADIGGVSTPLHPHTGQSTVFVYDGYPGGVGLTRESYRDADRLLARTARLIAACDCADGCPACVQSPHCGNANEPLSKPEAVTLLNALAGTDEPVPVATDRSGDT, from the coding sequence GTGGACGAGACCGTCGAGTGGCTGCGCTCGCGCCCGTACTACGAGGGACAGGTCGCCGACAGCCGGACGCTCCCCGGGCGGGAACCGTCCTTCGCGGACGTGGATCTGGAGCCCCGACTGGCGAGCGCGCTCGCCGAGGACGGCATCGAGTCGCTGTACGAGCACCAGGCGCGGGCCGTCGAGGCGGTCCGCGACGGCGGCGACGTGGTGCTGGCGACCCGGACCGCCAGCGGGAAGTCGCTCGCGTACACCGTCCCCGCGTTCGAGCGGGCGATGGACCACGGCGGCCGGACGCTGTACCTCGCCCCGCAGAACGCCCTCATCGCCGACCAGGAGGAGACGCTGTCGGCGTTGGCCCACGGGCTGGGCTTCGGCTCGCGCGTCTCCGTCGACCAGTACACGGGCCGCCTGTCGAAGTCGGAGAAACGCGACGTGCGCGACCGCCAGCCGACCGTCCTGCTGTCGAACCCCGACATGCTCCACTACGGACTGCTCCCGTGGGCGTACAAGCACTGGGAGTGGTTCTTCGGCTCGCTGGAGACGGTCGTCATCGACGAGGTGCACGGCTATCGCGGCGTGTTCGGCAGCCACGTGGCGCTGGTGATGCGCCGCATCAACCGCATCTGCGAGCGCTACGGCGCCGACCCGCAGTTCGTCTGCTGCTCGGCCACCATCGGCAACCCCGTCGAGCACGCCGCCCGCGTCACCGCCCGCCCCGAGGACGGGTTCACGCTCGTCGACGAGGACACCTCCGCACGTGGCCCCCGTCACTGGCTGCTGTGGAACCCGCCGGAGTACACGGGCGAGCAAGCGGACCGACAGAGCGGGCGACGCAAGTCCAGTCACACCGAGACGAAGCGGCTGTTCTGTGACCTCGTGCAGGAGGGGTACCAGACGCTCGTGTTCACGCGGGCGCGCCAGACCGCCGAGCGCTACGCGACCGACTCGGCGAAGGAGTTGCGGCGGCGCGGCGACCACGACGTCGCGAACCGGGTGGAGGCGTACCAGGCGAGCCTCACGAACGAGCGGCGCCGCGAGATCGAACGGGGACTCCACTCGGGCGACGTGGCCGGCGTCTGGTCGACGAACGCGCTCGAACTCGGCGTCGACGTCGGGGGACTGGACGCGGTGATCCTCGACGGCTACCCCGGCACTCGGATGTCGGCGTTCCAGCAGGCGGGGCGCGCAGGGCGGGGGACCGACGACGCGCTCGTCGTCATGGTCGGCGGCGAGGACCAACTCGACCAGTACCTGATGGCGAACCCGGACGACCTGTTCGAGGGCGACCCCGAGCGGGCGATGGTCGACCCCGAGAACGGCGAACTGCTCCCCGCACACGTCGCCAGCGCAGCCGACGAGAACTGGCTCCGGCCCGAAGACGCGAGCCACTTCGGCGACTCCTTCGAGTCGGTCGTGGAGGCGTTGGAGGCGGACGGCACGCTCGAACGGATGGACACCTCCCGCGGCCCGCGCTGGACGTACGACGGTCCCGGGAGCGCCCAGCACTCGATGAGCCTGCGGACCATCGACGACCGCGAAGTCGACCTGATGGACGCCCGCAACGACGACACCATCGCGTCGCTGTCGTTCGCGGACGCCCTGCGCGACGCCCACCCGGGCGCTATCTACCACCATCAGGGCCAGACGTACGAGGTGGACGAGTTGGACCTCGACAAAGACGTGGCCCGCCTCCGCCCGACGTGGGCCGACTACTACACGCGCGTCCTCACCGACAAGGACGTGACCGTCGACGAGGACCTCCGGAGCAGACCGCTCGACGCCCGCGAGGACACCGAAATCCGGTTCGCCGACATCACGGTCACCGAGCGGATAACCGGGTTCGAGCGCAGGGACGGCTCCACCGGCGAGACGCTGGGCGCCGAGACGGTCGACCTCCCGGAGACGGACCTGCGAACGCGGGCGTTCTACTACACGGTACCGGCGGACGTCGAACGGGAGATGCGGGCCATCGGTGGGGAACAGGGGTTCAACGGCGGCATCCACGCGGCCGAGCACGGCTCCATCTCGCTCATGCCGCTGGACCTCCTCTGTGACCGCGCGGACATCGGCGGCGTCTCGACGCCATTGCACCCCCACACGGGGCAGTCGACCGTCTTCGTCTACGACGGCTACCCCGGCGGCGTCGGCCTGACGCGCGAGTCGTACCGCGACGCCGACCGACTGCTCGCGCGCACAGCGCGGCTGATCGCCGCCTGCGACTGCGCGGACGGCTGTCCGGCGTGCGTCCAGTCGCCCCACTGTGGCAACGCCAACGAGCCGCTGTCGAAGCCCGAGGCGGTCACCCTGTTGAACGCGCTGGCGGGGACCGACGAACCCGTCCCGGTCGCGACGGATCGGTCGGGGGACACCTGA
- a CDS encoding ABC transporter substrate-binding protein: MMKDTELNRRDVLKSAGGVGAAGMLGLAGCMGGGGGGGDAPVEVLHGWTGGDGQTAAEALEEAFNEAHPDTELDMNPIGGGGNQNLDAVVANRLQNDNPPSSFANWPGPNLARYEGVLGDISDLWEEAGFTDSHVDEAVDLHQYNGAFRAVPLGSHRLNCLFYNTAVVEEAGVDPDSLTSASDLLDALETVSSETDKIPMTHGGSGTWTKAQLFGVMLLSTAGYDSYMSFVDGSPNRGDVVAALEALATVFENYINEDSASIGLTESNQNIIEGNAAFIHQGNWAAGAYRNAEGFDYNEDWGFKTFPGTEGLYTLHFDSFLYPSNNPSPEATRTWLEFVGGQDAQIAFNQYKGSIPTRTDVDMGEFGPYLQETAEDFANADQRPPNIQHGLGISAEQRSQLNDVIASEFSGPYNVEAAADGIVDAVSN; encoded by the coding sequence ATGATGAAGGACACGGAACTCAATCGACGAGACGTACTGAAGAGCGCCGGTGGCGTCGGCGCCGCGGGAATGCTCGGGCTCGCGGGCTGTATGGGCGGCGGCGGTGGCGGCGGCGACGCGCCCGTCGAGGTGCTCCACGGGTGGACGGGCGGCGACGGCCAGACGGCCGCCGAGGCCCTGGAGGAGGCGTTCAACGAGGCCCACCCCGACACCGAACTCGACATGAACCCCATCGGCGGGGGCGGGAACCAGAACCTCGACGCGGTCGTCGCCAACCGGCTGCAGAACGACAACCCGCCGAGTTCCTTCGCGAACTGGCCGGGTCCCAACCTCGCGCGCTACGAGGGCGTGCTGGGCGACATCTCCGACCTGTGGGAGGAGGCCGGCTTCACCGACTCCCACGTCGACGAGGCCGTCGACCTCCACCAGTACAACGGCGCGTTCCGCGCCGTCCCGCTCGGCTCCCACCGGCTCAACTGCCTGTTCTACAACACGGCGGTCGTCGAGGAGGCGGGGGTCGACCCCGACTCGCTGACGAGCGCGTCGGACCTGCTGGACGCGCTGGAGACGGTCTCCTCGGAGACCGACAAGATCCCGATGACCCACGGCGGGAGCGGGACCTGGACGAAGGCGCAGCTGTTCGGCGTCATGCTGCTGTCGACGGCCGGCTACGACAGCTACATGAGCTTCGTCGACGGCAGCCCGAACCGCGGCGACGTGGTCGCCGCGCTCGAGGCGCTGGCGACGGTGTTCGAGAACTACATCAACGAGGACTCCGCGTCCATCGGGCTGACGGAGTCCAACCAGAACATCATCGAGGGCAACGCCGCGTTCATCCACCAGGGCAACTGGGCGGCCGGCGCCTATCGGAACGCGGAGGGCTTCGACTACAACGAGGACTGGGGCTTCAAGACGTTCCCCGGCACCGAGGGCCTGTACACCCTGCACTTCGACTCGTTCCTGTACCCGTCGAACAACCCCAGCCCGGAGGCGACGCGCACGTGGCTGGAGTTCGTCGGCGGCCAGGACGCCCAGATCGCGTTCAACCAGTACAAGGGGTCGATCCCGACGCGGACGGACGTCGACATGGGCGAGTTCGGTCCGTACCTGCAGGAGACCGCCGAGGACTTCGCGAACGCCGACCAGCGGCCGCCGAACATCCAGCACGGGCTGGGTATCTCGGCCGAGCAGCGGTCCCAGCTCAACGACGTGATCGCCAGCGAGTTCTCCGGACCCTACAACGTCGAGGCCGCCGCAGACGGCATCGTCGACGCCGTCTCCAACTGA
- a CDS encoding restriction endonuclease: MRRPADRLAALPDGAFAAFAERLGGVWPEYETATSPVTPDGTVELSLVGRGEPAADDTAPDSDRDRGVVRLCRADVTVEDVNDFAVFVAERGLSVAVLATVGEVESAAQRRARAAPLELYDGAALVSLARDAGVALPGSVDPSDPSDPSDPSDSSRSSDPGGSDHDREPEPGT; encoded by the coding sequence ATGCGTCGTCCGGCAGATCGACTCGCCGCGCTCCCCGACGGAGCGTTCGCCGCGTTCGCCGAGCGCTTGGGCGGGGTCTGGCCGGAGTACGAGACGGCGACGTCGCCGGTCACCCCCGACGGGACCGTCGAACTCTCGCTCGTCGGGCGCGGGGAACCGGCGGCCGACGACACCGCCCCCGACTCCGATCGCGACCGGGGCGTCGTCAGGCTGTGTCGGGCGGACGTCACGGTCGAGGACGTGAACGACTTCGCCGTGTTCGTCGCCGAGCGCGGGCTGTCGGTCGCCGTACTGGCGACGGTGGGGGAGGTCGAGTCGGCCGCCCAGCGGCGGGCGCGGGCGGCGCCGCTGGAGCTGTACGACGGCGCGGCGCTCGTCTCGCTCGCCCGCGACGCGGGGGTCGCGCTCCCCGGATCGGTCGACCCCTCGGATCCGTCCGACCCCTCCGACCCCTCCGACTCCTCCCGCTCCTCCGACCCGGGCGGGAGCGACCACGACCGCGAGCCGGAGCCGGGCACGTGA
- a CDS encoding GIY-YIG nuclease family protein encodes MSGGTYSLVFAVPERVAVAVGALGTVDLPAGGYAYTGSALGSGGFSRVDRHRRVAAGDHDVRHWHVDYLGGHPSVSLVAVERLGDGRDAECRVARALAADPDSADPVPGFVASDCDCSAHLSRYPNPDAAERAVAAVYDARRE; translated from the coding sequence GTGAGCGGCGGCACGTACTCGCTCGTGTTCGCCGTGCCGGAGCGGGTCGCGGTCGCGGTCGGCGCGCTCGGCACCGTCGACCTCCCCGCCGGCGGCTACGCCTACACCGGGAGCGCGCTCGGGAGCGGCGGCTTCTCGCGCGTCGACCGCCACCGCCGGGTCGCCGCCGGCGACCACGACGTCCGCCACTGGCACGTCGACTACCTCGGCGGCCACCCGTCCGTCTCGCTCGTCGCCGTCGAACGGCTCGGCGACGGCCGCGACGCCGAGTGTCGCGTCGCGCGGGCGCTCGCCGCCGACCCCGACTCCGCCGATCCGGTCCCGGGCTTCGTCGCCTCCGACTGCGACTGCTCGGCGCACCTGTCGCGGTACCCGAACCCCGACGCCGCCGAACGCGCCGTCGCGGCGGTGTACGACGCGCGTCGGGAGTGA
- a CDS encoding pirin family protein — protein sequence MTDPGVLPGGRVRHGTGVHSTRAFPTEAYPDNLDPFVLFERFYIDPDQGFPMHPHEGFEIVSYMLDGGMAHEDSLGVAHTAREGDAMRITTGGGIRHSEFPADGAGCNGLQLWVNLPREKKEIDADYVDADAAALPTAAHDGATVTTVVGDGSPLDLHTPMEYLDVRVDDRWTWEVPDDWAGFVFVVDGAGTVDGDDAGVGDVLPVPEARPVDLVAGGDGDPFRVVCVAGRPHGEPIRQRGPYVL from the coding sequence ATGACCGACCCGGGCGTCCTCCCCGGCGGTCGGGTCCGACACGGGACCGGCGTCCACTCGACGCGCGCGTTCCCGACGGAGGCGTACCCCGACAACCTCGACCCGTTCGTGCTGTTCGAGCGGTTCTACATCGACCCCGACCAGGGGTTCCCGATGCACCCGCACGAGGGGTTCGAGATCGTCTCCTACATGCTCGACGGCGGGATGGCCCACGAGGACTCGCTGGGCGTCGCCCACACCGCGCGCGAGGGCGACGCGATGCGGATCACCACCGGCGGCGGGATCCGCCACTCGGAGTTCCCCGCCGACGGCGCCGGCTGCAACGGACTCCAACTGTGGGTGAACCTCCCGCGAGAGAAGAAGGAGATCGACGCCGACTACGTCGACGCCGACGCGGCCGCCCTGCCGACCGCCGCCCACGACGGAGCCACGGTGACGACCGTCGTCGGCGACGGGTCGCCGCTCGACCTCCACACGCCGATGGAGTACCTCGACGTCCGTGTCGACGACAGGTGGACGTGGGAGGTGCCCGACGACTGGGCCGGCTTCGTCTTCGTCGTCGACGGCGCGGGCACCGTCGACGGCGACGACGCCGGCGTCGGCGACGTGCTCCCGGTCCCGGAGGCGCGGCCGGTCGACCTCGTCGCCGGCGGCGACGGCGACCCGTTCCGCGTCGTCTGCGTCGCCGGCCGCCCCCACGGCGAACCCATCCGCCAGCGCGGTCCGTACGTCCTGTGA
- a CDS encoding DUF7577 domain-containing protein has translation MSTVHMPEVTLLAVVAGLFALQVALVVYAGVRRDDDDGDRGGVERPDGPPRGSAGVAAATGPTEPLRRDGTRDPTADVPPGTVLCLGCGAANGDAFRFCRHCVAPLPAGDDGPSPVAAIRRSAR, from the coding sequence ATGTCAACGGTACACATGCCGGAGGTCACGCTCCTGGCCGTCGTCGCCGGCCTGTTCGCGCTCCAGGTCGCGCTGGTCGTGTACGCCGGGGTCCGCCGCGACGACGACGACGGCGACCGGGGCGGGGTGGAGCGACCGGACGGCCCGCCGCGGGGGTCGGCGGGGGTGGCGGCGGCGACCGGACCGACGGAGCCGCTGCGTCGCGACGGAACCCGCGATCCGACGGCCGACGTCCCGCCGGGGACCGTCCTGTGTCTCGGGTGCGGCGCCGCGAACGGGGACGCGTTCCGGTTCTGCCGGCACTGTGTGGCGCCGCTGCCCGCCGGCGACGACGGTCCGTCCCCCGTCGCCGCGATCCGTCGCTCTGCGCGGTGA
- a CDS encoding ABC transporter ATP-binding protein, which yields MARLELDDVRKVFTDDDGSDIVAVDDVTVDIADGEFLVLVGPSGCGKSTTLRMIAGLETVSGGDIRLGGRSIVGQKPQDRDIAMVFQSYALYPHMTTRENMSFGLEESTDLPDSEIAERVENAAELLNIPELLDRKPGELSGGQQQRVALGRAIVREPEVFLMDEPLSNLDAKLRSQMRTELQRIQEDLDTTTVYVTHDQTEAMTMGDRIAVLDGGELQQAGTPLECYHRPANKFVAGFIGEPAMNFFDATVDGDTLVADRFEYRLTAEQREAVADAGSVTLGIRPEDIEVVAGGDPGDNAFTTVVDVVEPMGNENAVYLGFESDPSDPFVATVGGMRRLDADEQVVARFPEEAVHLFDAATGEALHNRSLEGGAEVEPRI from the coding sequence ATGGCACGACTCGAACTCGACGACGTACGGAAGGTGTTCACCGACGACGACGGCTCCGACATCGTCGCCGTCGACGACGTGACCGTCGACATCGCGGACGGGGAGTTTCTCGTCCTCGTCGGCCCCTCGGGCTGCGGGAAGTCGACGACGCTCCGGATGATCGCCGGGCTGGAGACCGTCTCCGGCGGCGACATCCGGCTGGGCGGCCGATCCATCGTCGGGCAGAAGCCGCAAGACCGGGACATCGCGATGGTGTTCCAGTCGTACGCGCTGTACCCGCACATGACCACCCGGGAGAACATGTCCTTCGGGCTGGAGGAGTCCACGGACCTCCCGGACTCGGAGATCGCAGAGCGCGTCGAGAACGCCGCCGAACTGCTGAACATCCCCGAACTGCTCGACCGGAAGCCGGGCGAGCTGTCCGGCGGCCAACAGCAGCGCGTCGCGCTGGGGCGCGCCATCGTGCGCGAGCCGGAGGTGTTCCTGATGGACGAGCCGCTGTCGAACCTCGACGCGAAGCTCCGCTCGCAGATGCGCACCGAGCTACAGCGCATCCAGGAGGACCTCGACACGACGACCGTCTACGTGACCCACGACCAGACGGAGGCGATGACCATGGGCGACCGGATCGCCGTCCTCGACGGCGGCGAACTCCAGCAGGCGGGGACGCCCCTGGAGTGTTATCACCGCCCCGCCAACAAGTTCGTCGCCGGCTTCATCGGCGAACCCGCGATGAACTTCTTCGACGCGACGGTCGACGGCGACACGCTCGTGGCCGACCGCTTCGAGTACCGCCTCACGGCCGAACAGCGCGAGGCGGTCGCCGACGCCGGCTCCGTCACCCTCGGGATCCGGCCCGAGGACATCGAGGTCGTCGCCGGCGGCGACCCCGGCGACAACGCGTTCACCACGGTCGTCGACGTCGTCGAGCCGATGGGCAACGAGAACGCGGTGTACCTCGGCTTCGAGAGCGACCCGAGCGACCCGTTCGTCGCGACCGTCGGCGGGATGCGCCGACTCGACGCGGACGAACAGGTCGTCGCGCGCTTCCCCGAGGAGGCGGTCCACCTGTTCGACGCCGCCACCGGCGAGGCGCTCCACAACCGCTCGCTGGAGGGCGGCGCCGAAGTCGAACCGCGGATCTGA
- a CDS encoding carbohydrate ABC transporter permease — MSDASTTDTEQSGALAGVREDLEAIDGYRVALYAAVLGLTAFYLTPIESGLVTAFKTNPEGISSTLPFAPPPPQFFTLEKWQTAISALGRGMVNSALYAVPATVISALFGSFAAYGLTQADWRPRYKAPILALFVAAIFIPYQAVLVPLSQFWGSVPLAEVLAPLWAIGVPRAYTGLIELTISHVAYGIPICMVLFRGYYTTVSEEMIEAARLDGATFARVYRRIVFPISTPMFAVVLIYQFTQIWNDLLFALILVSTESSPAAPVVLILAGLGESMEGQDFALRMAGAFVAALPTLVVYILFGDEFAEGVAS, encoded by the coding sequence ATGAGCGACGCATCCACGACCGACACCGAACAGTCGGGCGCCCTCGCGGGCGTCCGCGAGGACCTCGAAGCGATCGACGGCTACCGCGTCGCGCTGTACGCGGCAGTGCTCGGGCTGACGGCGTTCTACCTGACGCCGATCGAGTCCGGGCTGGTCACCGCGTTCAAGACCAACCCGGAGGGCATCTCCTCGACGCTGCCGTTCGCACCGCCGCCGCCCCAGTTCTTCACGCTGGAGAAGTGGCAGACCGCCATCTCGGCGCTGGGGCGCGGCATGGTCAACAGCGCGCTGTACGCCGTCCCCGCGACGGTGATCTCGGCGCTGTTCGGCAGTTTCGCGGCGTACGGACTGACGCAGGCCGACTGGCGTCCCCGGTACAAGGCGCCGATCCTCGCGCTGTTCGTCGCGGCGATCTTCATCCCGTACCAGGCGGTGCTCGTCCCGCTCTCGCAGTTCTGGGGGTCGGTGCCGCTGGCCGAGGTGCTGGCGCCGCTGTGGGCGATCGGCGTCCCGCGGGCGTACACCGGACTGATCGAACTGACGATTTCGCACGTCGCGTACGGGATCCCGATCTGTATGGTCCTGTTCCGCGGCTACTACACGACCGTCAGCGAGGAGATGATCGAGGCGGCGCGCCTCGACGGGGCGACGTTCGCGCGGGTGTACCGCCGGATCGTCTTCCCCATCTCGACGCCGATGTTCGCGGTCGTCCTCATCTACCAGTTCACCCAGATCTGGAACGACCTCCTGTTCGCGCTGATCCTCGTGTCCACCGAGTCGAGTCCGGCCGCGCCGGTCGTGCTCATCCTCGCGGGGCTGGGGGAGTCGATGGAGGGACAGGACTTCGCGCTCCGGATGGCCGGGGCGTTCGTGGCCGCGCTGCCGACGCTCGTCGTGTACATCCTGTTCGGCGACGAGTTCGCCGAGGGGGTGGCCTCGTGA
- a CDS encoding carbohydrate ABC transporter permease → MRDFLSSTRTRLRRVAGRDGDSDDDVTTDGRVATDGGTAAGGAGASGAGGFLDRLDERFGEDFTESAVFWLPPFLLMGLFVYGAIAWNFVISLTDYQGFVGPDYSDLDFEMYVRAANDAGVIEATVNTFLLVVSFTAVALAFGLVLAVLVDRDIRFENTFRTIYLLPMSLSFVVTAQFWLWMYNYNNGVVNIVLGTFGIGPINWIGNSQIVLWAVVFALVWQFSGYTMVVYLAGLRAIPREHFEAARVDGASTLKMYWRVIIPQLKGSTISAAIVLMVFALKAFDFLYSLVSGYRPPNGTDILATKMVREAYSVNNWAYASAIAIILFLMALSIIGPYLYYQYSQGEL, encoded by the coding sequence ATGCGCGACTTTCTTTCGAGTACCCGAACACGGCTCCGACGCGTCGCGGGACGCGACGGGGACAGCGACGACGACGTGACGACGGACGGCCGTGTCGCGACCGACGGCGGAACGGCCGCGGGCGGCGCGGGGGCGTCGGGCGCCGGGGGGTTCCTCGACCGCCTCGACGAGCGGTTCGGCGAGGACTTCACGGAGTCGGCGGTGTTCTGGCTGCCGCCGTTCCTGCTGATGGGGCTGTTCGTGTACGGCGCCATCGCGTGGAACTTCGTCATCTCGCTGACCGACTACCAGGGGTTCGTCGGGCCGGACTACTCCGACCTCGACTTCGAGATGTACGTCCGGGCGGCCAACGACGCCGGGGTGATCGAGGCGACGGTCAACACGTTCCTGTTGGTCGTCTCCTTCACCGCCGTCGCGCTGGCGTTCGGTCTCGTCTTGGCGGTCCTCGTCGACCGCGACATCCGCTTCGAGAACACGTTCCGCACCATCTACCTGCTCCCGATGAGCCTGTCGTTCGTGGTGACGGCGCAGTTCTGGCTGTGGATGTACAACTACAACAACGGCGTGGTGAACATCGTCCTCGGCACGTTCGGGATCGGCCCGATCAACTGGATCGGCAACTCCCAGATCGTGTTGTGGGCGGTGGTGTTCGCGCTGGTGTGGCAGTTCTCGGGGTACACGATGGTCGTGTACCTCGCGGGCTTGCGCGCCATCCCGCGCGAACACTTCGAGGCCGCCCGCGTCGACGGCGCGTCGACGCTGAAGATGTACTGGCGGGTGATCATCCCGCAGTTGAAGGGGTCGACGATCAGCGCCGCCATCGTCCTGATGGTGTTCGCGCTGAAGGCGTTCGACTTCCTCTACTCGCTGGTCAGCGGCTACCGCCCGCCGAACGGCACCGACATCCTCGCGACCAAGATGGTCCGTGAGGCGTACAGCGTGAACAACTGGGCGTACGCGTCGGCGATCGCCATCATCCTGTTCTTGATGGCGCTGTCGATCATCGGCCCGTACCTCTACTACCAGTACAGTCAGGGAGAGCTATGA
- a CDS encoding methylated-DNA--[protein]-cysteine S-methyltransferase, translating to MSLAVPGGELVVDAAYVDAPAEEIRRQAREYGAGTRESFDLPLRYPGGFLGRVMGAMAAIPYGETRTYGDLAADLDNAPQPVGAACGRNPVPLLVPCHRVVAADGLGGFSADGGPELKRRLLDHERSASVQTTLADAPTTDAGDPPADGEP from the coding sequence CTGTCGCTCGCGGTGCCGGGGGGCGAACTCGTCGTCGACGCCGCCTACGTGGACGCGCCGGCCGAGGAGATCCGCCGGCAGGCCCGCGAGTACGGCGCGGGGACGCGCGAGTCGTTCGACCTGCCGCTGCGGTACCCGGGCGGCTTCCTCGGCCGGGTGATGGGCGCGATGGCGGCGATCCCGTACGGCGAGACGCGCACGTACGGCGACCTCGCCGCCGACCTCGACAACGCCCCCCAGCCGGTCGGCGCCGCGTGCGGCCGCAACCCCGTCCCCCTCCTCGTGCCGTGCCACCGCGTCGTCGCCGCCGACGGGCTTGGCGGTTTCTCCGCCGACGGCGGTCCCGAACTGAAGCGCAGACTGCTCGATCACGAGCGGAGCGCCTCGGTGCAGACGACGCTCGCGGACGCGCCGACCACCGACGCGGGCGACCCGCCGGCCGACGGCGAGCCGTGA